The genomic stretch tcttaatttatttgtatgcacCATTTTTATTTCTCCTTACAATACATAGGTACATTTGGTACATAGAAAAAAACATACCAAATCTAAAAAAGAAGTATCTATATAACTTCTTCTataagagttttaattttttaatacttggtATTTGTGTAGTGTTTGTGTAGATTACCTTACAAAtcaatatgattaatttttaactgGGTTAGCTTAATATATGACCTGTTGTCTGTAATCAGAACTAGCGGTCAAATTTCTCTCAGTAGTGAAATGTTTTTTGTACCTCGGACTTtgtcttgtatttattttattataataggtaaaatataaaataattatattatatacctttttattcagaaatttaattgtaaacatttgattTGTACAAAAGTTATGATTGgagatataataaaaaacctacaTAGAAAAGATATGACATTTAATCTTAAACGAACCAAAAAagaataaaaggtttaaaatgttttacatgttgtggtaaaaaaaagaaaaacatgccATACAATTCTGCCAAAAATCCCCGTAATATCTAGAGCATCCATTTGAATGTACCTCTTGAGTAGTATTCAGGTCCAAAGGATGGCACAAACACTACTCTATGCCACATTTAGGGTTTTTATTCTTTACACTGAGATTatcattaattcaatttttttacaactttgtacaaattatctacaaatttcaCTTGCAAAATGGTGAGAGAAACCTTGTCTGCAAGTATTGGAAGTAAGTGTAAATGTGGTTACCTGGTGGTTGTTTACCTGGATCAGCTCAGGGGTGGGGGTACGCGGAGAGGGGATGGGGTAGGGGGTGGCCTTTAACAGGTCTGTGGGCGATGGTGGTGCTGGGGCACGCTTCCTCACAGATTCCCCTCTCCCGTACCCTGAGGCACCTTCACTCTCACCGTCAACACTCTGCAAACATCAGTATAACAATCTAAATGCCGGTCAGGTAATAAGTACATGAAACATTAGTAAGATTATTATGAATTTCTAATGCttgcatacataatatttatatttacaaaataaactttactacatacatacacatacaaaatgataatttttaaagtaagaatCAATTGTCTATCAAGTCCACATAGGTTGTCctgtattgtgtttatttaaaattacacactcTTTGTCGATCACCTAATATGCCAAAATCATGTTCAAGTTTCTGTCACTGATGGTTGTGTGGTTATACTGCTTTTGTTTGTTGGTATATAATCCTACCAATTGTAAAGTGCATTGTTATTTTACTTCTAATTTTGTTATCTTTGTCCAGCTAACATTTACATGCAGCTTGTTGCAGTTTATAATGAATGTCCTGTGAACAATATAAATGTGCGTAAACAGTAGACTTGTTAAAATCCTCGACAAGGACTATTCTTTAGCAGCGTCACTCTGCTATGATAACACTCTGCCTCATGTTGCTGCAAGAACAAAAACACATATATCTCTCAACTGAAACTGACACTGAAATTCAGTTAAAAATCTCTTAAAATGACTAAAGTTGACTACCCACAGGGAGGTTAAAATATCTCATGGTAGCCAATACCTGGATGTGTCAGTAATATTTTGACACAGTGTGCATCAAAAAGCTTGATATAGAGACTCATGACACATAAGATTGATAGCTTAAGTTTCAAGGTAAAGTGTGGATTTAATAGTTAGGAATTTATTTGGAAATGCTGAGAAATTGTATGTAACGTACgcaaacaaaatgtttatgtgGTTTTAGTACTCAATTAGAAATACTAGTAAAATTCTAAAATGcccaaaattgaattttaatattacagcAGTTAGAGTAATAATTTTTGGATTTGGGATCACTCTTGTCAAACGGTTGACAGCACGGTCTGAGTGGTGATATGTAGCTACGTTCAATACACACAGGTTGTGACTGTGTGGTCGCTATGCCATTCTATGTGCTCTGTACTAATGTTCAAAATGACCGCCATAATCAACTATCCCACCGACTGTGAAGTAAGTAGCACCACTCCATTACTTTTGGTGAAAAGATGCAACCAGTGGAAATTCATCGTGCTTTGTGTTCTGTACAAGGAAGAAACATTATGAGCTATAAGGCAGTTAAAAAtggtgaaatttttttttgtgaagaATCACTTAATACTCACAAATAAGGAGAAGTGGCTGATTATCTCTGATGATTAACAGTGACCTCATCGAACAAATCAATCATAACGTTAGGAAAATCCAAGATTCACAATCACAgatcttttcaaaacattttccacaGACATCAAAAACTGTATATGATATACTGACATAAAAAAAATAGAGTATGAGACTGTGATTAGGAAACTTGGATATAAAGATAATTGGATATCCAAACCCTTGACTGATGAAATCAAAACTAATATAATGGGACCAGGTCTAAAATTTCTTATCTGGTACCATGAAGAATGTGGCAAATATTTCTTAACAACACtcgtcactggtgatgaaacatgggatCCTTATGTCAATGTCAAACAAAAGACAATCAATGGAGTGATGTCACAACTCATCGTCATGAAAACCGCCATGATTGGATACGTGTGTAGGCAGCAGAGTTTTTAATCAATAGGTATTGAAAAGATTATATACTAAATATGATAAGTATTTAATCTAAATAgctttgaaaaatagttttagagCTGttctttcaaatatatacaattcAAAAGCTATAAAAGTATGAGTTTTCATATATTAAAGCAACTTATTTTTCCGAATGACACTCATAGTTGAGGAGAGTTGGTACAAGCAGATAAAACAAGAGAAGCCTTGCAACAGTTATGAATTTATCTTAGAGAATTTATCCACCCAATAAGTCAAATGAGTTTCTACGAATACGTGGACTCACCCATTGGACGAGCGACTGTACGAGGAAGCGGACAGGGTTGCCTGCAGCCCTGATAACATCGACAGCACGTTCGTGGCTGGCAGTTCGCAGGTCAATACCGTCAACCTCCAGGATCCGATCTCCAGTCTGCAATCATACGTTGTTCAGTACATGAATTATGGAAATGAGACAAAACTAGTGTTCTTTAGATCTGCCTTACCGCACAGCACATCAGGTAAATCTGTCTTTCTACACTTTTGATTACTACCCACACATCATGTcaatataaaatgtgtgtgtttCTTGCTTATCATTCAATTCTTGACCCAACACTATGTTTTACTTGCAgttgttattagttatttatttatttgttatatacctgttttcatttgttatttatttaaattttaaaataatatttaaattattgtagtgTGACtgtttttgcaattttatattttagttaccaAATCTCCCTTATCTGGACTTATGCtcgttttcatattttatacatgacttgtgtcgatgCTTGTGTAAGCTTTATGATAATAcacatattcttattcttattagtTCATGTTAATTTAATGCAAGCAGGCCAACAATTGTTaagatattaatgtttaaaaattggtGTCAGATTTTAGTTAAAGAGCAATAATAGAAAAAAGATACTAAATAAAGTGAATACTAGCGataattataagattataaagaaattttaactttgtCTCAAAACCAATACATTTTTGGACTATGTATGATTAAAACTAGCTGTAGAAAACTAATCacagaatgaaaaatttaaattatgtttgtatagtatattagagGCCTACagtacacaaataaattatatttataaaaaaggactGAAAGAGCAGTCATAAATTCCTTGTAATATTTACTGCCTGAACAAATTCAATTCCTAACAAAGCAAagcaaattttgttattatttataaatctgagTGAAGAGATGGAAAGAGGAGAAACAGAGGATAAGGCTGCTCATTATAACCATCCCCATTCAAATCATTCCTTCCccattttcttaaaattgtcttgtttcaaatattttaaatcgtttGACAGAAGATACATCACACTGCAAGAATCTCACTCCAAACAAATACCCAACTGTGCCATTTTATCCTGACCGATGATAAGAAAAGAAACAACCCGTTCAAGGAGACCCGCTGCAACCAGATTAGTGTTGAAGTTtctcacattaaaatattttaactgaagcAACCACTTTTTATGTCAATGTAATCCAATGACTGCTTTTAGGTCAGCTGTTAGAAGTCGAACAATCAATATATCTAACAAGTACATATATTATTAGTCTTTCATGGTTTTTCCTTCCATTTGAGTCATACCACAAATTATTACTTGAAAATCCATAAGTAATCTACAAAGGTATATTTATGGATTTTagaagattaatttttatatataactacaACTTACTTTGTAATGAACCCATTGCAGTTTACcaatattaattcaaaaacatactttttacaCTGACcaattttgtgattaattttcCTACTGAAGGTATCTggaaaaatggtatttttaaacagaattttacTACACTCTGAAACAAATCACAATGTACTAAAATTCATTATCTTGAAAGAAATAACTGCACAAAGTAACAAATCAAGTTACCATATAAAAAATGCTAATAACTAAACTGTATGAAAGTCACATTTCCCAACTATAAATTGCTCCTCACTGTTATAAGTAGTGATTTTCAATATTGATCTACATTTTTAACCACTCCTTGAGACAACTACAGAACCTACCTTAAGCTCATTGGTACGTCCGGCCGGGCTTTGTGGCAGGACGTTCTTGATAAAAATTCCCGAAATTGCTGACCCACTGTCTGGTCCTGCATTGTACAAGTCAACCTGCaaagagaaatttattttacacaacttTTAAACCTGCTGAATTTATCGGCTGTTACATGAACTGTTtgctaaaaatattaatgaaaataaaacaattaacaaaacatGATATTGAAACAGAAATCTCAACaacattaatactttttttgGTACTGTGTTACACTAATTCTTCACATCCATTGTTCAGTACAATATGAAGTTTCATATGTCTATCAAACCTAAGACACCAAATTAAaccaaagtttatttattttcaaacaaagagCCAAATCCTGATGTAAAAacgcttttttatttcaaaatttacaccTGCAGCACAGACAACCTAAAAAGGTTACAGTTATTCCAAATCACTTTCACAATGatcctggtttgcacaaattcaatagagttatgaaaattggctatgaaattttaataaaatcatccTTAACTGAGAAGttattgtccaggccacctagaatagtatttaagagacctaaaaatttgaagaatatgcttgtaaggcccaaaattcatgttggaaaaaattctcaaaatttatCTTTGGTTGTGAACcatgtaataaaccacgttgtgatatttacaaaaattatggataaggccgatcaattccaaagtagcaTCACTAAgaaaacttatccaatagctggtaaattggactgtacctccaacaattcaatttaccagctaacctgtaggttctgtcccaaggactacattgaacctcaaattctttgcgggtaagaatgaccggtcaccggTTTTCTATTAATCACAAAGACGataaaaaccagtagccttacacgctattcgcCATAACAAAACTTTGAGAGTTGCTATAAACttaaagctataagcaaaattaaaccttgtgaaaatagctctcgaaatgatttGAATCTAAGAAATAATGAATTTGCataccaacttatattaaaatcaaaacaaccataaggacttaacattcgctaaattaatattttccacttGAATCCTTAGACTCTGatctacaaatttacctaaatttaaaattatattcattatgttattattttttcaaatcaacaactaatcaaaacttgttatcaacaattgttatttacatttagaaggTTTATTATCaagtgtttcttcttttgtttgtttattttattcaggGTATGTTTATACATTGTACTTGAGAAATGtgtattaaacctttttttattagtCTGTCCATTCTCATGTTCTATGTGGGCAATAAACAGAATAGGGGGGAGGGTCCATGCAATATACGGTGGTTAGTATTGATTTCAAAACTGTTAAAGTAGCAAACGAGAATTAACTCCATGTTAGTTCTGATCCAAACTCCTGAGTTCGGTAACCAAACAGCTTGGTAATGGCAACTATCTCTTCCAGGAGCGAAAAACATTTTTAccatacaaatatttagaaaacagaacTTGCACGATCAAGACTTGAAGTAATCACCTTGCCACCGACAATGCTGATACCCAGGCTACAGTTGGGCTCGCGCAGGACGTGCACTGCTCTCTCAGGCCCCCAATGCTTGGCGAGCAGCACTGACGACTGCGAAGTAGTGGGGTTGGTCACAGTCATCCCGTTGCCAACAGTATCTACCTCCTGACCTGTGCTGGCAGAGCGGAGTAGCTTGCTGCGCCTTAGCAGCACAGAAGTGCTTTCAACCTGCCAAAACAGCAAAGGTTTTTGAAACCTTTTCAATATCATGCACATGTATCAATGCTAGATTGATGAATGTCTAACAGATACGGTTATTACAAACTGATGAAATTTCTATTTAGGATTAAAAACTGGATTTATTcagttttctgaaaataaattattgactcGCCATTATCATTGAAGAATTCCAGTTGGTGGTGAGCTGTTCAGAAAACTTTCATCCTTAAAAGTAAAGAGGCTAAATATTGAAATACCAGATCTCATAAACTTAAAGAATACTTTTGCCTCCTAATTCATTATTGTCCTCTATTTGAATACTTCATATTTAAAAGTTCCATTACTCTATCCTGACTGGGAATGAATATTACCCTTAATATACCACATTATATAGGAACAGAGTCTAGAGTAACTCCATCAACCTGCTAATCTAAACCCAGAGCTAAGTTTGGAATTTCTACAGggtttaatgtttacaataatttacaaataaataattaagatttataattatatatttgtcgTTGTCACACACTGTGCAACAAAAATTCAACTGTCCAATTACTTCTAAATAACAGTGATTTAAAATCAGTATAATGTTGTTCATTTATcagaatttataaacttaaaaaatgacCATTTTACTCAAAAACTGTTCTTGTTATTTATAGAGAAAATTTCCGGTAATACACaggttaattattttactaagatttattaattatcagtAATAGATACATCAACATGGTCAatgacatatatttaaaaactattttttaaatgtaaaaacatgcaGTATATGAAAAGGCAACACTCACATTTGATAAACCAATTCAATAACAgtcaaaaatgaaaatgttactaaaaatatcagccacttaaaaataaaaatattgtttggatatactactttgtattattatattgtactaaTGATATTGAATTAGGACTTTGAAAGTTAAAACAGCATGTTCTTACCCCTTTATTGAAGGAACCTCATTTTTCAAGAACACAAGAAAGAAAACACAACTGCAACCACACAAAGTAGTGCTTTAATCACTCTTGACATATAGAGAGACTTTTTGTCTGATAATTACCTTATAAAGGCTGATAACGGagcattttaacttttattgtgtaacccatttcttttactttattttatatgatcaatcatattttataaaccgCTCACACTCAAACATACATGCAATATTCTTTCCAAACAGCTCAAATTCAATTAAAAGAAAGGTTACATGATTAACAATTTTGAATCAATTACTCTGATACTAAAGTATTTGTAATGTGATGTAAACTCaaccaaacacattttttatactaataacaaTTACATACCTTCATCAAACCAtttaaactgtagtcatacactactatagtttcgacttttaataagtcatcttctggtgtctgtatcaataaatattaaaagccagGATTATCCACCTGGAGTTGTCATAGTTTTAAATTCACGAATGTTGTCCTGTATTCTGCCGGCCATGATgttttatcatgtttaatattcgaGTGTAATTTATGTATTCATTGTGTTTGTACTTTGTTcatgaattttaaactatgagaACATCAAATGGATAATCCTCACGTTTATTTATTTGACACTGACACCAGAACATGACTTCTTAAAAGTCGAAACTATAATAGTGTATGACTAGTTTGAAATGTCTGACGAAGGTaagtagttattgttattagtcaatCTGCAGTTCAGGGCTATTAATATGTACCTGAACtgcatgtttttataatttttgcatttCCAATCATTAAATTCTACTCAAACCCCAATTGACACATAAAATGTCATtgcttgttaaaatatatatagattgtatATCAATGATAGACCAATTTGATATGAATCCCTCTACTCAAACTGTCCCTAATGTAATTCATATATTGATTGTAAAACTGAACCACACAATTATTGTGTACAAATGAACATGTAGAATACTTCTAAAACGGAATGTTCCCATTCAGAGGAGCAGCCATACAAAATGCCAGTTCATTTGAAGATTTGCATTTTGCAAGGCTTCTCTTTATACCTCCAGGCCTTGACTCTGTTCATGTTGGTTCAATATAGAAACACCTACAATTACTTTCAACAAGTTATTTTGGAATTGGTAGTTCCTTAGAACTTcattaatatacttataaagcAGAATGATCGTTTAGGCTTATTTGAATAAACCAGTTACTTGCAAACAGTCtttccaataatataaattgcATCTGTGTGaaccattatattttattaagagttCATTTACTtccttaaaatttgtattattatcttCTAACAACTTTGCATGTATCTCTAAGTTTACATTTACTtactatttatagattatagtaTTCAGGAACATtacacattattataattatcaaaataactaTGTCAAAGCATTACTATATATAATCTctgatattaatacaaaaaaaaacatgtttttgtagaaaGTTGTATTATGAAccttttggtaaaaaaattgttattacatatgttcaactgtttttaaataacagaatCCTCTTTTCCATATAActaaaaatcatacattttaaaatgttcaattccataaataaattattaataagaataagtgcaaacaaattttgtttacagtcttcttaaaatatcttcaagATGTATATGacctaaatgttttatatgaaactCACTATGTAAGCCAATCATTATCACTTTTAGACTCTTTTTGAGGGACAAggtattaaacataataatttatccTCAATTATTGTTACATAAGTTTTACTATCACAATTCTCAATCTCTTTTGAGAgcatttttaaattatggctgtCCAAATTTTATTCCTATCAGATCAGTTAGTGCTCATgtattatcaaaaatttaaaaattggaagcAAGCTCTTGTATCCGATTTTCTAAAAAGGAAAAATGCCAAATGCATCAATAAGCGCTCTTTTGGTCTTATGTCAATCAGCAAAgtaccatttttataatttaaagtttttcttttaattaataatattttataaatatttgttaattattcattattgtcAGTACACAAAATAGtgaattaatacataataaaatatcataggGCTGATTtgaatttgtacaaaaatattattacttttctcCTAAAAGTGAACAAAGAGTGCATTTGTGTGGTGCATTTTGTACACTACATTAGACATTTTGTTAAAACGTAAAACACAATCCAGTTACAAAAATAActtgagaatatttttattacaccaGTGCAATATCACGTGTTTACATTTTACAGCTGCGTAGGTGTGTGTACTAGTGCTCTTATCAGTGAATACCTGTATAACACAAACATACCTCATCCTCCTCAGGCACCTGAATCGTAGGTACTGATATCACTGGTATCAGTAAAGGTATCGTTAACTGTGAAACCGTTAGTGAAGCGGACCTCTGGTGTTTCTAGTTCCATAGAAACATCGTATTAGTGAAAAGCTAAATGGATCACTCTCATAAAAACTCTAAAtccatttacttattttaatctaTTGTCCAGTATGAGCAAAAACAAGATTATAAcagttagttttttataaattacagtaaaagcTACAGGATGAAAGTAATAAAAAGCCTCAAttcagagaaatttaaaaattctttaaaataatgttttttgtatatttttatgaacgTTAAACGTTTTTTATACGGGGTCGGAGTTAAAAATGGAGAAACGTTTCACTGCAGTTAGTGTGCAAAGTACACTGCAAACAGCAAGTAAGTTAGCTTCAGTAATGTGGCATTACATTTTAACTCAAAGCACATATTTCAGcccatacaaattaaatatacaagaGAAATGGGCCTGAACATTTTACCTGTGTAAGTTTCTAATGTAATCAAAGACTGTATTGGACTCCCAGGTTTTAATAACTCCTAAATTTGTTCTTGATAAACCAAGAGTCTTCATTCTGGCTCTAAACTTTCACAAAGTCCATTCACTTGCTACAGAGGTTCTTTATCTTTTTCAACAAAGGAGATCACAGTTAATCCTTTTCCAAAACATTCAGAATCTATGATTTTGACCACTCATGAATCTGTGTAGTGAACATATTGTGTGCAGTCAGCTGCAGTCTTTCCTCAACAACACCAAATACCCTGAAAactttaattatgataataacgAGAAGCCAAGTTGTAAAGTGAGCAAGGACACCAGTCATGCTTGGCATGCTTAAACAGATTATGCCTCATAAACGGATGTGGATAGATCATCATTCTCATCCGAAAGTTATATTATCATGATTGTTCACAAAATGAGTAGACCTACCAAACACAAAACTCTAACAGTCTGTATCCGGTTTCCACAGAATTTTATCAATGTATCACCAAATCTCATGGCCGTGTGATATTAAATATGACACTTAACTGCAGATTTGTGTTATTTTGGATTGAAACTACTATCCAGTATACAGAAGAGTGCGGTATTATATAGTTTGTCAcatcttaaaatttgtttagaatGTTTACTGCAATTACTCTTGAAATAGGATGTCTAGAGTTTCTTAATTTTACTCCCTATGCACCATAAAACACtgcatattttattgcttttacaaGATGTACCAAGCAATCTTAATGTTTTTGCCTTGTAAGATGTGTTAAGCACAACTAAGCAAATCAATCTAAAGCATACTTACGTCTACACTCTGTCCTCTAAAAAGTTTTGCCGAAGCCCTTAGATCTGTCCTAGTCCATGGAGGAACCTCGACCACAGGTGGGTGTAAGGGTTCAGGAAGACTCTCGGCATTTACCTCGGTCTCACAGACACCCAAATCTTCCTTTGATGAGGGTGTGCTGGTCTGGAACCCCGAGGGAGGGTCTATCACAGATGTCCTTCGTCCGACTTCGTTGTCACTGACCGATCTCGACGCTACACTACAGCTTCCGGTGTCCGTGACCGCACTTTCTACACTCTCCACTGATTGGAGTTTTCTCTAGTGTCGACGACGAGTCGGGCACTACCTCCTCATCACAGGTCACTTCCGCGTCTACCACAGGACTGGGGCTAGGACTCGCCTTCTCTGAGGACGGTTCATTGCACACCTCTTCTTGTTCCGGTTCCTTATCGTCCTGTCGCACTTGGTCGTCCGATAAACTGTCGGTCCGTCCACTGTCGTCAACACACTCACAGTCGACGAAGGACTCGTGCTCGTTGCCCTCACTGAGTACGCTGGTCGGCGACAGCTGTTCACCTGGGACGGGAACGCTTGGTGCTGGCACCTGCACGCACACCGCTTGGTTGATGTACGGGGAACTGTAACAACGGGAACATGTGTTTCAACAATATGACTATTTACTTACTACATTTATTTGTCTGAACTTTTTCTATgatattaaatcattattgtaAAGTCCAATTATTATGAACATCTTACACCATTAATTTTACCAATAAACTTCTATTCTTTATGTCTACAGTTCTTACAAGAGTAGCTGATTTAAATACGTGATTTACATGTGTACTAAGCATGTAAGTAAAGTTAAagaaacacatataaataatgtCATCTCTAAATAACAAAACTCCCTATAGTTTCAACCCAGTTGTAATGCAATTGCTCAAAACACTATATGGATTCCACTGAAACAGAATCAtgtcttaacattttaaaataataaatcttttatcaCTGTCATGTTTTTTAGTTGTTCGAGTGTGAATGATGAACAAACCCTCAAGGAAATCCCTTACAGTGGGGTTTACGTGTAAGGCATTACAAGTTGTTGTTGAGGGTAATCCAAAGAAGaagaaactaaatattactatatattattttatataaaaacattcacGTTAGTTTCCaattacaaatagaaataaatatggtttttaatgTAGATGAAATCCAAGCTTAGAAAAAGGCTAAGTAAGATAAACTCATCTATACAATATAGGTTAAGCTCTGAGATTTTCTTATCTAAAGATTTCTTACAGTTTTAAGAATACTGCTAATCCTCTAAtaggaaaaaaactttttcttggGAATTTTAAAACCCtattccccccccacccccccccccccccacccccccccccccccacccccccccccccccacccccccccccccccacccccccccccccccaccccccccccaaggAAGATTGAACTACTTAAAGAgcaaaaaataaacatcaaaatcAAACGGTGAAAACTGAACCACTCTA from Homalodisca vitripennis isolate AUS2020 chromosome 2, UT_GWSS_2.1, whole genome shotgun sequence encodes the following:
- the LOC124355921 gene encoding PDZ domain-containing protein 2-like, whose protein sequence is MKHKCRAQTQGRVTTTLWLTPFCISTSQFSSPYINQAVCVQVPAPSVPVPGEQLSPTSVLSEGNEHESFVDCECVDDSGRTDSLSDDQVRQDDKEPEQEEVCNEPSSEKASPSPSPVVDAERKLQSVESVESAVTDTGSCSVASRSVSDNEVGRRTSVIDPPSGFQTSTPSSKEDLGVCETEVNAESLPEPLHPPVVEVPPWTRTDLRASAKLFRGQSVDKHQRSASLTVSQLTIPLLIPVISVPTIQVPEEDEVESTSVLLRRSKLLRSASTGQEVDTVGNGMTVTNPTTSQSSVLLAKHWGPERAVHVLREPNCSLGISIVGGKVDLYNAGPDSGSAISGIFIKNVLPQSPAGRTNELKTGDRILEVDGIDLRTASHERAVDVIRAAGNPVRFLVQSLVQWSVDGESEGASGYGRGESVRKRAPAPPSPTDLLKATPYPIPSPRTPTPELIQVNNHQDGWSDGRKQSFQGRRASTKSGPPPKAPPQKQASVKKYSSDSDSEDDEEDTRDMEGRIYTKKGVEVRICLPD